The proteins below are encoded in one region of Aquisphaera giovannonii:
- a CDS encoding S8 family serine peptidase has product MGAGYLSRRIEEIVEEHRRDVGAAARRPLSVIVQMATGDDMEGYLRASVEAIELRRSVATARSLVPPRFDLLVRSARGGPLGKSARRELEQSASPSAESFLAGVRSGAVEGHDVAEAGKSALQPLMDSDWVLDRVAQAERSRGRGSAKADRQRPPGSRPVPVHFLSSGSAVLEVTRDELAALPRQVPQALDIYVNRTVKVPPVAKSPDLPPVVRDNKSATWGLARTGALAAWGAFAARGQGVKVAVLDTGVDPSHPDLSGRVAGFAEFDPKGRLVAEGLARAHDSGEHGTHCGATIAGGRASGRCIGMAPDAQVLAGLVLKDGVGTDAQILAGMEWAIRSGAQVISMSLGGLRLSADVLDTYTRTIITANRLGIPVVVAVGNEGSQTTGSPGNDFFAFTVGATDVDDRAAGFSGGRTQIISNSRYVEAESLPLVYSKPEVTAPGVDIYSAVPGGGWEAWSGTSMATPHVAGAMAILLGALPGLHEVSGALRTNLVQTLLISTVKELGEAGQNHRHGFGRIDVLRALGYAVELGYGPPEFSPPRPVTAGKRGRRPRTVNSGG; this is encoded by the coding sequence ATGGGCGCGGGCTACCTCAGCAGGAGGATTGAAGAGATCGTGGAGGAGCACCGGCGGGACGTCGGGGCCGCGGCGCGGAGGCCGCTCAGCGTGATCGTGCAGATGGCAACGGGCGACGACATGGAGGGGTATCTGAGGGCGAGCGTCGAGGCGATCGAGCTGCGGCGTTCGGTGGCGACGGCGAGGTCGCTCGTTCCGCCTCGATTCGATCTGCTCGTGCGGTCCGCGAGGGGCGGCCCGCTGGGGAAGTCGGCGCGGCGAGAGCTGGAGCAGTCGGCGTCTCCCTCCGCGGAGAGCTTCCTGGCGGGCGTGAGGTCCGGGGCGGTCGAGGGCCACGACGTGGCGGAGGCGGGCAAGAGTGCCCTCCAGCCCCTGATGGACTCCGACTGGGTCCTGGATCGCGTCGCCCAGGCGGAGCGATCGCGGGGCAGGGGGAGTGCGAAGGCGGATCGGCAACGGCCGCCCGGCAGCCGGCCGGTGCCCGTCCATTTCCTCTCGTCCGGCAGCGCCGTGCTCGAGGTGACGCGGGATGAGCTGGCGGCGCTGCCGCGACAGGTCCCGCAGGCGCTGGACATCTACGTGAACCGGACCGTGAAGGTGCCGCCGGTGGCCAAGTCGCCGGACCTGCCGCCCGTCGTGCGGGACAACAAGTCGGCGACCTGGGGCCTGGCGAGGACCGGCGCGCTGGCGGCATGGGGGGCCTTCGCGGCCCGAGGGCAGGGGGTGAAGGTCGCGGTGCTTGACACGGGAGTGGACCCCTCGCACCCGGACCTCTCGGGCCGCGTCGCGGGCTTCGCCGAGTTCGATCCGAAGGGACGTCTCGTCGCAGAGGGCCTGGCGCGGGCCCACGACAGCGGAGAGCACGGCACCCATTGCGGCGCGACGATCGCCGGCGGCCGCGCCTCGGGGCGGTGCATCGGCATGGCGCCGGACGCCCAGGTGCTGGCCGGCCTGGTGCTCAAGGACGGGGTCGGCACGGACGCGCAGATCCTCGCCGGCATGGAATGGGCGATCCGGAGCGGCGCGCAGGTCATCAGCATGTCGCTGGGCGGGCTGCGGCTCTCGGCCGACGTCCTGGACACGTACACGCGGACGATCATCACGGCCAACCGGCTGGGGATCCCGGTCGTCGTCGCCGTGGGCAACGAGGGCTCGCAAACGACCGGATCGCCGGGCAACGACTTCTTCGCCTTCACGGTGGGCGCGACCGACGTGGACGACCGGGCCGCGGGCTTCAGCGGCGGCCGCACCCAGATCATCAGCAACTCACGCTATGTGGAGGCGGAGAGCCTGCCCCTCGTCTATTCGAAGCCCGAGGTCACCGCGCCCGGCGTGGACATCTACTCCGCCGTCCCGGGCGGCGGCTGGGAGGCCTGGAGCGGGACGTCCATGGCCACGCCGCACGTCGCCGGCGCGATGGCCATACTCCTGGGAGCCCTCCCCGGCCTTCACGAGGTCTCCGGGGCCCTGCGGACGAACCTCGTCCAGACGCTGCTGATCAGCACGGTCAAGGAGCTGGGCGAGGCCGGCCAGAACCACCGCCACGGCTTCGGCCGGATCGACGTCCTCCGCGCCCTCGGTTATGCCGTCGAGCTCGGCTACGGGCCGCCGGAGTTCTCGCCGCCGAGACCGGTCACGGCGGGGAAGAGGGGACGCCGGCCGCGCACCGTCAACTCTGGCGGATAA